Proteins co-encoded in one Astyanax mexicanus isolate ESR-SI-001 chromosome 1, AstMex3_surface, whole genome shotgun sequence genomic window:
- the mcm3l gene encoding MCM3 minichromosome maintenance deficient 3 (S. cerevisiae), like, with the protein MDGGFEDLELREAQREYLDFLDDDQDQGVYHEKVRNMVSEGQSRLIININDLRRRNEKRAKELLTNAFSELVAFQRALKDLVASIDATYAKQFDEFHVGFEGSFGNKHVSPRTLSARFLGNLVCVEGIVTKCSLVRPKIMRSVHYCPATKKSLERKYTDLTSLDAFPSSAVYPTKDEENNPLETEFGLCCYKDHQTLTIQEMPEKAPAGQLPRSVDIIANDDLVDKVKPGDRVQLVGVYRCLPAKQGGFTSGTFRTILLTNNVKLMSKEIVPTFSADDVAKIKKFCKTHSKDVFEHLSRSLAPSIHGHEYIKKAILCLLLGGNETNLENGTRIRGDINILLIGDPSVAKSQLLRYVLFTAPRAIPTTGRGSSGVGLTAAVTTDQETGERRLEAGAMVLADRGVVCIDEFDKMSDMDRTAIHEVMEQGRVTIAKAGIQARLNARCSVLAAANPVYGRYDQYKTPMENIGLQDSLLSRFDLLFIVLDQMDPDCDREISEHVLRMHRYRPPGEQEGTAMPLGSTVDIFATEDPNITEAAEQELQIYEKKDNVLHGHRKQKEKVVTMEFIRKYIHVAKLVKPVLTQEASDYIAEEYSKLRSHDQVNSDSARTMPVTARALETMIRLATAHAKARMSKTIDLRDAETALELMQFAYFKKILEKTKKRKLSDENVDSQMDSTQSEETQSQRSVRKRSRVSKDMDDTDTTMAEDSEDPYDFTESQDSQLSQKIRPASQRSSQKKKADISQDRMKVFKAALLKAFKVTRSQSVAVPELLTHINKSQPEEFDQQEINLLLERMQDDNQVMVSEDVVFLI; encoded by the exons ATGGATGGTGGCTTTGAAGACCTTGAGCTAAGAGAAGCTCAGAGAGAATATCTGGACTTTCTGGATGATGAT CAAGACCAGGGTGTGTATCATGAGAAGGTCAGAAATATGGTGTCTGAAGGCCAGTCTCGCCTCATTATCAACATCAATGACCTGCGACGAAGGAATGAAAAACGAGCTAAAGA ACTGCTGACGAATGCCTTCAGTGAGCTGGTGGCATTCCAAAGAGCTCTAAAAGATCTGGTAGCCTCTATTGATGCAACCTATGCCAAACAGTTTGATGAGTTTCATGTTGGTTTTGAGGGAAGCTTTGGGAATAAACATGTGTCCCCTCGTACTCTCAGTGCACGCTTTCTGGGCAATCTTGTCTGCGTTGAGGGCATTGTGACCAAGT GCTCATTGGTGAGGCCAAAAATCATGCGCAGTGTACACTACTGTCCTGCTACGAAGAAATCTCTGGAGAGGAAATACACTGATCTCACGTCACTAGATGCTTTTCCGTCTAGTGCTGTCTATCCCACCAAG gATGAAGAaaataatccattagaaacagaGTTTGGACTGTGCTGCTATAAGGATCACCAGACTCTGACCATTCAGGAGATGCCTGAGAAGGCTCCCGCTGGTCAGCTGCCCCGCTCAGTTGACATCATTGCTAATGATGACCTTGTAGACAAGGTGAAGCCAGGAGACCGTGTGCAGCTGGTTGGAGTGTACCGCTGTTTACCTGCCAAGCAAGGGGGCTTCACATCAGGAACCTTTAG GACTATCCTGCTGACCAACAATGTAAAACTGATGAGCAAGGAAATTGTTCCCACGTTTTCTGCTGACGATGTGGCTAAGATCAAGAAATTCTGCAAAACACATTCTAAA GATGTCTTTGAGCACCTGAGCCGATCACTGGCCCCCAGTATTCATGGGCACGAGTACATAAAGAAGGCCATTCTCTGTCTTCTGCTGGGAGGCAATGAGACCAACCTGGAGAATGGCACTCGCATCAGAGGAGACATCAACATTCTGCTCATAG GTGACCCATCAGTGGCCAAATCTCAGTTGCTGAGGTATGTTCTGTTCACAGCACCGAGGGCCATCCCCACCACTGGACGTGGTTCGTCTGGGGTGGGACTTACTGCTGCGGTCACCACTGACCAAGAGACAG GTGAGCGCAGATTGGAGGCAGGGGCCATGGTGCTTGCTGACAGAGGGGTGGTGTGTATTGACGAGTTTGACAAGATGTCTGACATGGATCGTACAGCCATCCATGAGGTGATGGAGCAGGGTAGAGTAACCATTGCTAAAGCTGGGATTCAGGCCAGGCTGAACGCTCGCTGCAGCGTCTTAGCTGCTGCTAACCCAGTTTATGGAAGG TATGACCAGTATAAGACGCCAATGGAAAACATCGGTCTACAAGATTCCCTGCTCTCCCGATTTGATCTGCTTTTCATTGTTTTGGATCAGATGGATCCAGACTGTGATCGGGAGATTTCGGAACATGTGTTGCGCATGCACCGATACAGACCCCCAGGAGAGCAGGAGGGAACAG CAATGCCTCTGGGCAGCACTGTGGATATATTTGCCACAGAAGATCCGAACATCACTGAGGCAGCAGAACAGGAATTGCAGATTTATGAGAAAAAAGACAATGTCCTCCATGGCCACAGGAAGCAAAA GGAAAAGGTTGTCACTATGGAGTTCATCAGAAAATACATCCATGTGGCAAAGCTAGTGAAACCAGTTCTGACCCAGGAGGCTTCAGACTACATTGCAGAAGAGTATTCAAAACTCCGAAGTCATGACCAGGTCAACAGCGACTCAGCAAGG ACAATGCCTGTGACCGCCCGTGCTCTAGAGACTATGATCAGATTAGCCACAGCCCACGCTAAAGCCCGCATGAGTAAAACCATCGACTTGAGGGATGCAGAGACTGCTCTGGAGCTCATGCAGTTTGCCTATTTCAAAAAG ATTTTAGAGAAGACCAAGAAGAGAAAGCTCTCTGATGAAAATGTGGATTCTCAAATGGATAGTACTCAGAGTGAGGAGACTCAAAGCCAGAGAAGTGTCAG AAAACGTTCCCGTGTGTCTAAAGACATGGACGACACAGATACAACAATGGCTGAAGACTCTGAAGACCCATATGATTTTACAGAGAGCCAAGACT CTCAACTCAGTCAGAAAATCAGGCCTGCATCTCAGCGGAGCAGCCAGAAGAAAAAAGCTGACATCAGTCAGGACAG AATGAAGGTCTTTAAAGCTGCACTGCTGAAAGCGTTTAAAGTGACCAGGTCTCAGTCTGTGGCGGTCCCAGAGCTCCTCACTCACATTAACAAAAGCCAGCCTGAGGAGTTCGACCAGCAGGAGATAAACCTTCTGCTGGAGCGCATGCAGGACGACAATCAGGTCATGGTTTCTGAGGATGTGGTCTTTCTTATTTGA